One genomic window of Ziziphus jujuba cultivar Dongzao chromosome 4, ASM3175591v1 includes the following:
- the LOC107415026 gene encoding probable polyamine transporter At3g13620, whose protein sequence is MQENQKKTATEDSQSSSCSQALLGKQKEHEEAPTPTPTSTTSIGKKLPLIPLIFLIYFEVSGGPYGQEIAVGAAGPFFAILGLIVFPIMWSIPEALVTAELATTFPSNGGFVIWAHEAFGPFWGHLTGSWKFFGGVINLASYPALCIQYLDVAFPVLSSGLPHKFAIFVSTTILSLINYSGITIVGYAAVALGIVSLFPFLALSIVAIPQIDPSKWVIMGQKGRNKKWKLFFHTLFSNLNSLDNVSTLAAEVKKPYKTFPKALIIAIFFTVISCIIPMAASVGSISLDLDDWINGYYADIAEDIAGKWLRSWIEFGAVVSSLGLFQAQLSSSSYQLLGMADLGLLPSVFGVRSTRFNTPWVGISISSALALSISYMNFENVISSVVHLYSMGMLLEFSSFLWLRLKFPAVERPFKIPIGTRGVAAMCSIPSVFLLYVLFVANGTQFLVSGSLTVFGIAVYFVLKLLRKKKLLHFNNVGRKLVDEHHLGYYDEIVK, encoded by the exons ATGCaggaaaatcaaaagaaaactgCCACGGAAGACAGTCAGTCTTCTTCATGTTCACAGGCTCttcttggaaaacaaaaagaacatgAAGAAGCTCCAACTCCAACTCCAACCAGCACCACCTCAATTGGCAAAAAACTACCTTTAATCCCACTAATTTTTCTGATTTACTTTGAAGTTTCTGGCGGCCCCTATGGCCAGGAGATCGCTGTAGGGGCTGCAGGGCCTTTCTTTGCCATCCTTGGCTTAATAGTCTTCCCTATTATGTGGAGCATCCCAGAGGCACTTGTCACTGCCGAGCTTGCCACCACGTTTCCTAGCAATGGCGGTTTTGTCATATGGGCTCATGAAGCCTTTGGTCCCTTCTGGGGCCACCTCACTGGGTCTTGGAAATTCTTTGGTGGTGTAATAAACTTGGCTTCTTATCCAGCTCTCTGTATACAGTATCTGGATGTGGCATTCCCAGTTCTCTCTTCAGGCCTTCCTCACAAATTTGCTATATTTGTTTCAACTACTATACTGTCTTTGATAAACTATAGTGGTATAACTATTGTTGGTTATGCTGCAGTAGCTTTGGGGATTGTATCACTTTTTCCATTCTTGGCATTGTCCATTGTTGCAATCCCCCAAATTGATCCTAGTAAGTGGGTCATTATGGGTCAAAAGGGTAGgaacaaaaaatggaaattgTTCTTCCATACTCTTTTTTCGAACTTGAATTCCTTGGACAATGTCAGTACTTTAGCTGCTGAGGttaaaaaaccatataaaacaTTTCCTAAAGCACTTATCATAGCTATATTTTTTACTGTTATTTCTTGCATAATACCTATGGCAGCTTCAGTTGGATCTATATCTTTGGATCTAGATGATTGGATTAATGGGTATTATGCAGATATTGCAGAAGATATTGCAGGGAAATGGTTGAGATCCTGGATTGAATTTGGCGCTGTTGTATCGAGTCTTGGCCTCTTCCAAGCTCAGCTGAGCAGTTCTTCATACCAACTTTTGGGCATGGCTGATTTAGGACTTTTACCAAGCGTTTTTGGGGTTAGATCCACAAGGTTTAACACACCTTGGGTTGGGATTTCAATCTCATCAGCGCTAGCACTTTCAATATCTTACATGAATTTTGAGAACGTCATATCCTCAGTGGTACACTTATATAGTATGGGAATGCTCTTGGAATTTTCATCCTTTCTTTGGTTGAGGCTGAAGTTTCCAGCTGTGGAGAGGCCATTCAAGATTCCAATAGGGACAAGAGGGGTGGCGGCAATGTGCTCCATCCCATCTGTGTTTCTGCTTTATGTACTCTTTGTGGCTAATGGAACTCAATTTTTGGTGAGTGGTTCACTAACTGTGTTTGGGATTGCAGTTTACTTTGTACTGAagcttttaaggaaaaaaaagttgCTTCACTTCAACAATGTTGGGAGAAAACTGGTGGATGAACATCATCTGGG cTATTATGATGAAATTGTGAAATAA